The genomic interval TGGAGTGGTTTCACGTCCATGTGCGCATCGAGGACAGTCCGGCGCCCCGGTGCTCCCCGCCGCTCAGCCCCGGCGGCGCAGCCCGGAAGTCACCGCGACGCCCAGCGCACCGGCCGCGGCGGCCACGAGCCCCACGCCCATCCGGGCGCGGTTGCGGGAGAACCAGTCCTGCGGGCTCTTGGACACGGCCTCCTCGTCGAACCGCCCGTGCGCACCGAAGTCGTGCCCGTGCGGCCCGTCCACGGGCGCCCACAGGTTGCCGGGACCACCGTGCTCGCCCTCTTCCTGCTGTGCCTCGAAGTTGGTGCGGGCGAGATAACGGTCCAGGACCCCGGGCACGACCGCGTTGGCGAGGAGCGTGGCCACCGTGGACCCGCCGACCCAGTACTCCCGCCGGCGCGCGTGGGAGGCCGCGTGGACGACCGCGCGTGCGGCCACCTCGGGCTGGTACACCGGCGCCACCGGACGGGCCTTCCCGGGCATCCGGTTCAACACCCAGTCGAACTGGGGTGTGTTGAGGCCCGGCATCTGCACCATGGTCGTACGGACACCGGTGCCCGAGTGGAGCAGCTCGCACCGCAGGGACTCGTTGAAGCCCTGGATGGCGTGCTTGGCCCCGCAGTACGCGGACTGCAGGGGGATGCCCCGGTAGGCCAGCGCGGACCCCACCTGCACGATCGTGCCGCGGTCCCGCGGCAGCATGTGGTGCAGGGCGGCCCGGGTGCCGAACACATAGCCCAGGTACGTCACTTCGGTCACCCGCCGGAACTCGTCCGGGGTGATCTCGGTGAAGGGCGCGAAGACCCCGGTGAAGGCGTTGTTGACCCAGACGTCGATGTGTCCGTAGGCGTCGACGACCTGCTGGGCGGCGTCGTCGACCGCCTTGGGGTCGGCCATGTCGACGCTTACGACGAGCGCCTCACCGCCTGCCTGCCGCACCTCGTCGGCGGCGGCCGCGAGGCCCTCGCGGCCCCGGGCCAGCAGGGCGACCCGGGCTCCGCGTTCGGCGAAGGCCCGGGCCGTGGCCCGTCCCACGCCGCCACTGGCCCCGGTCACCACGACGACCTTGCCCTGCTTCACGTGCGCTTCCTTCCCTGCGTCGCGCACCACCACGCGTCAGGCCCGGTGGTGCGGCTGCTCGGGGTCGATGTCGTCCTGCCGCGGCGCGGCGCCCGGCTCCGGTGTGCCCGGGGTCTCGGGGGCGACGGACGGCATGGGCGGATACGGCGTCCCGAGCCCGCTCGGCGGGGCGGCCACCGGTGCGGCTGCCCCGGCGGGGCGGTCCGGCACGGCCGCAGCCTCCGTCTCCCGCCCGGCCGTCGGCCGGGACGCGGAGGGCCTGGCCGCACCGCGCAGGGCGTAGGCCAGGGCCCCCAGGATCGCGGCGGTGATCAGTGCGGCGGCCCAGTCGGGCAGCCCGAGGGCGAGGGCGAGGCCCACGGCGAGTGCCAGGGCCGCTCCCGCGTACAGCGCGACGGCGCCGGACGCGGCGTACAGCATGGCGGTACGGCGCTGCTTGCGCGTCTGCTCGCGCAGCTCGTCCCGTACGGTCTCGCGTGCCACCTGCGCCAGCTCGTCGACCAGATGCCTGTCCAGATGCTCCAGGTGATCCAAGCGCTCCATGGCCGCCGGGTACCCGCACGGGCGTGCGCGTAACGCCGGGCCGCTGGTGCGGTACGGGCGGCCGGGTCGGGAGATCGCGTGAAACGATCTCCGCGGCCCGGCGACCCCAATTAGGCTCGTCCGCATGGACATTCTGGGAACCACGCTGCGTGTCTGTGTCGACGACCTGGAGGCCGCGGTCGTCTTCTACGAACGGCTCGCGGGCGCCACGGCCCTCCGTTTCGAGCGCGGCGGCGTCCAGGTCGCCGCGGTGGGCTGTTTCCTGCTGATGAGCGGCCCCGAGGCCGAGCTGGAGGTGCTGCGCAAGGTCGCGGCGACCATCGCGGTCAAGGACGTCGACGAGGCCCACCAGCTGCTCACCGAGCTGGGCGCCCGGGTCGTCGCGGGACCGGTGCCCACGCCGGTGGGCCGCAATCTGATCGCGATGCATCCGGACGGGGTGGTGTACGAGTACGTGGACCGCAACGTCACCTAGCGGGACCGGCCCCCCTACGTCGGCGGCCGCATACGGAAGTCGTAGTGGGCCGGCAGCGGCTCGTCCGGGGAGCTGATCCGGCTCCACAGGTCGCCGATCGCCTCGGCGCCCTCCCGCAGGTCGGCGACCTCGAAGCCCTCCTCGAAGACGGCCCGGGCCGCGTCGGGCCGTCCCTCGGCGAGCAGCAGTCCGGCCTCGATCAGCCGGAACCTGCCGCGTGCCCGGATCGCCGGATACAGCCGCTCCCACACGGAACGCGCCTCGGAAGTGCGCCGTGCCGCGAGCAGCGCCTCCAGCGTCTCGCGACCGAGCGCGGCGGTGGCCGCCGTCCACGTCTCGCCGTCGTCGCGCCGCTCGTGGCACAGGTCGTCGAAGGCGTCGGCGTACCGGTCGGCGGCCCGCTCCCGATTTCCGGTCTCCTGGTCGGCAACGGCGAGACAGCGCAGCAACGGCCAGCGGGACGGCGCCAGTTCGAGTCCCCGCTCCCAACTGCGCACGGCCTGCGCGCGGTCCCCCGCGTGCCACTGGGCGACTCCCAGGTGGTACTCGGTGAGCGGGGTGGCGGGCGCGGTCTCCAGCATGTACCGCCAGTGCGGGGCGCCCAGGGTGTCCCCGGGCGGCCGTACCCGGCGCGGTTCGGGGAAGGACCCGGTCCGCAGCAGCTCCAGCCAGGGCGCCTGCGCCTGACCGAGGGTGCTCTCGTCGAAGGGTGTGCCGGGCAGTTTCCAGCCGGCGCGCAGCACTTCGAGGGCGCCCCAGCCCGAGCCGACGGCCAGGGTCTCGCCGGGTTCGGTGTCGGCGTACGGCCTCCAGGCGGCGTAGGCCGCGTCGACGGCGGCACGCGGCAGTACGGCTGCCAGGCGTGCCTCCGCCTCGGCCGGCACCGGCGGCGCGCTGAGCGGCCCGTACGCCTCCAGCCACGCCATCTCGCTCTCGGCGTCCAGCCGGACGTGCTCCAGCTGGGTGCGGGCGAGCCCGGCCTGGATCTCGCAGTAGCCGCCGGTACCGGGTTCGGTGAGCCACTCCTGCCAGCGTCGGCCGCCACCGCCGGTCCCCCACACGAACAGCTTGCGGCCGCGCAGGAGGTCGGTGGACGTCTGCGCCAGGCCGTGGCCGTCGGGGTCGAGGGCGGCGATCCAGCGGCGCCGGGCGTCGGGCAGGTCGTAGAAGTAGTCGGCGGCGTACGGGCTGTCCAGGGGGTCCGGCGGGACGGGCACCCGGCGCAGGTGGTGCTCGTGGCCGAACTGCCAGGCCTCCTCGGCCGGGGCGAGCACCCTGCGCCCCTCGGGGACGGCGATGTTCGACCACCAGTAGGCCGGTACCGGCCGCTCGTGCGGATTGCGGACGCGCACTCCGACGTACAGGAAGTCGGACCCGTCCGGGAGCCACAGGTCCACCTGGAAGGGCAGGTCGCGCAGCCGCTCCCACTCCCACAGGCGAAGCATCTCTCCGCCGTCGGGGGCGGGCACGCGGGCGGCGTGCAGGGGTGCGCAGGACAGGGTGGTGTGGCCGGTGGCGCCGATGTTCCACTCGATGCCGCCGGAGAACCAGGCGCCGTTCAGGGCGAAGTTCGCGGGCTGGAACACCGGGTTGCGGTACAGGAGTTCACGCCCGGTGGCCTTGTGGAGGAGGGAGGCGACCCGGCCGCCGAGACCGGGGAGGACCGTGGCCCTGAGCCGGTCGTTCTCGATCACGATCGCCTCGAACTCACGGGGTGCGCGCTCTCTGCCGTAGCCGTCCCGGACACGGACCGGCAACAGGCTTCCGAGCTGCCCGTAACCGGCCTGCCGGGCCATGTCCCGGGGCAGGTCGTCGCGCTCCCGCACGTCGATCCGGTGAACCTCGTGCAGGAGCCGCAGCGGAGGCAGAGGGTTGTCGGGCCCCAGCGGTGCGGCGGGCAGGGTGAGTACGTCTCGCCGGATCGTCGTCACGATCACCATGGAAACCGCTCGGCACCGAGTCGGCCAGAGGAGCTGCCGGTCAGGATTGCGCAAAGGCGTCCACGACGACGTCGGTGAGCAGTGCGCCCGCGGTGCCCTCGGGGTCCAGATCGGGGTCGTAGATGGTGACGTTGAGGCCGACGCAGGCGGGGGAGACGAGCAACGGCCTGAGCAGTGCGACGAGTTCGGCGGGCTGGAGTCCGTCCGGGTCGGGGCTGTCGACGGCGGGCATCACGGACGGGTCGAGGCAGTCGGCGTCCAGGTGCACCCAGAAACCGTCGATCTCCGGGATCTCGAAGGCCTGCGCGGTGGCCCGGGCGAGGGCGTCCGCGCCCCACTCCCGGAGGTCACCGACGGTCACCACCGGGATCTTGAGGCCGGCGAGTTCGGCCCGGTCCTCCTCGAAGGCGTCGCGGATCCCGAAGAACCGCACGTCCTCGTCCCGCAGATAGGGCTTCAGCCCCTCCAGATCCGTCAGGTCCTCCTGTCCGCGGCCGGTGCCCAGCGCGACCTCCTCGCCGCCCGCCGCGCCGATCCGGTCGGAGTTGCCGGGGTGCCGGAAGTCCGGCGAGGCGTCGACAGCGGCGAGGCCGTACCGGCCGATGCGGCGCAGGGCGAGCGAGGCGCCGAGCTGGATGGAGCAGTCGCCACCGAGGACGACGGGGAAGTCCCCGGCGCGCACATGGCGCTCGATGCGGTCGGCCAGCCTGACCGTGTAGGAGGCGATCGCGGCGGCGTTGAAGACGCCGTCGCCCTCCTGCCAGTCCCCTCGGTCGTAGCGCGGCGGCACCACCACCCCGCCCTCCAGGGCGTGCAGCCGCTGCACGATCCGCTGCTCCCGCAGGGCTCCGGCGAGCTTGTAGCAGCCGGGCACGGTACCGGGGGCGGGCGGACGCAGACCGAGGTTGGAGGGGGCGTCCAGCACGACGATATTCCGCATGCGGATCATCCTCGCCGACGTACAGTCGACCGTCCACGGGGATACGCGAGGGAGCGACAGTGAGTGAGCAGCACACCTACCGGGTGATCGTCCGCGGCACGTGGGAGGGGCTCACCGACGAGGCCCGCGCCCGGCTGCTCGCCGAGGCGGCGGACCATGGCATGGCGAGCATGCGGTTCTGTGAGGAGGGCTCGCTGTCGTACGAGCCGGCGCCGCTGAAGCACTTCTCGATGCGCTACATGGTGGTGTCGGACGCGGCGGACGGCGAGGAGATGGCGGGCGCGATCGCCGAGGACCGCGCGCAGACGGCACTCCGGGAGCTCGGCTACGGCTTCGGCGACCTGAAGTCCACGGTCACGGACCTCGACACCATGAAGATCAACCGGAAGCCCGCATCTCGGCGGTGATCGCCCAGCGCTCGTGGTCCCGCCACTCCCCGTCGATGTAGAGCATCTTCGGGGAGAACCCTTCGAGCCGGAAGCCGCAGCTGCGGGCGAGGGCGAGGGAGGCGGTGTTGCCGGGCTGGGCGTTGATCTCGAGCCGGTGCAGCCGCATCGGGCCGAAGGCGTGGCCGACCATGAGGTTCAGCCCCTCGCGCATCAGCCCGCGCCCGGCTGCGTGCGCGAAGACGCCGTAGCCGAGGGCCCCGCACTGGAAGCCGCCCTGGACGATGTTGTTGATGTTGATGAACCCGGCGATCACCCCGTCGCCCCGCTCGCCGTCCTTCTCACAGACCAGGAAGCCCACCTTGGTCCGGTCCTCGATCAGCCGGCCGGCATAGGCGAGATACGCGCTCTCGCTGTCCGGCGGGAACAGCCAGGGCTGGTGCAGTTCCTTGCTCTCCCGGGCCCGCGCGGTGAACTCGGCGCCGTCCTCGTAGGTGAAGTGGCGTATGCCGACGCGGGGGCCCTCGGCGAGGTAGCGGGAAGCGGTGTGCGGCATCCTGCCAGCCTAAGACCCGAGTCGACCCTTCTCGTCAGCGGAGCGCGGGTTCGTCGAGCGTCAGCGTGCCCGCTTCGGCGTCGAGTTCGGCGGTCACTCCGAACGGCATGGTCAGCGCCCCCTCGCAGTGGCCGAAGCCGAACTCCTCGACGACCGGTACGCCAAGGCCGCCGAGCCGGTCGGCCAGGACCGCTCGCAGCGTGCCGTAGGGCCCGCATCCGGCCCAGGAGCCGAGGGCGATCCCCTGGACGCCGTCCAGCCAGCCGGTGCGCAGGAGCTGGGTCAGCAGGCGGTCGACGCGGTACGCCTGCTCCCCCACGTCCTCGATCAGCAGCAGTCCGCCCCGGGCACCGGGGCGGGCGTGCCGCGTGCCGAGGTCGGAGACGAGCAGGCTGAGGCAGCCGCCCAGGGTGAGCCCGCGGGCCCTGCCGGGGGCCAGGGGGGTGCCGCGGGAGGTGAGGACACGGACGGTCTCCGGGGCGAACAGCGTGGCCCTCAGGTGCTCCTGCGCGACGGTGTTCTTGACGAAGTCGACACCGGCGGCGGCCGGACCGTAGAGCGTGACCAGTCCCGCCCGGGTGGCGAACGCCTGGTGCAGTGTCGTGACGTCGCTGAAGCCCACGAAGACCTTCGGTCCGGCGGCCCGCATCGCCTCCCAGTCGAGCAGATCGACGATCCGCTGGGCCCCGTAGCCGCCCCTGGCGCACAGCACCGCGTCCACGGAGGGGTCGCACCAGGCCTGCTGGAGGTCGGCGGCGCGATCGGCGTCGGCTCCCGCCAGGTAGCCCAGCTCGCCGTGCGTGTCCAGGACATGCGGGGCGACCACGGGGTCGAGGTCCCAGCCGCGCAGGAGGTCGAGTCCGGCCTGGAGCCGTTCCTCCACGACCGGCCCGCTCGGCGCGACCACGGCCACGCGGGCTCCGGGCGCGAGCCTGGACGGTCGTACGAGTTCCTTCACCTGGTGAGCTCCAATGTCGGGACGCCGGGCGGGTTGAGCCCGAACACCTGGGCGTACAGGGAGAGTTCGGCCTCCAGTGCGCGGATCATCGTGTCCGCCCGGCGGAACCCGTGCCCCTCCCCCTCGAAGGCGAGGTAGGCGTGCGGCACCTGCCGTCCCGCGATCCGGGCGAGGAACCGCTCGCACTGCGCGGGCGGGCAGATCACGTCGTCCAGGCCCTGGAGCAGCAGGAAGGGCGCGGTGACCCGGTCGGCGTGCTCGACGGGCGAGCGTTCCGTGTACCGTCCGGGGACCTCGGCGAGCGGTCCGACGAGGCTCTCCAGGTACTGGGACTCGAAGTCGTGGGTCTCCCCGGTGCCCCAGCCGGCCAGGTCGAGGATCGGGTAGACGATGGTGCCGCAGGCGTAGACGTCGGTCGTGGTGAGCGAGGCGGCGGCGGTCCAGCCGCCCGCGCTGCCGCCGCGGACGGCGAGCCGGTCGCGGTCGGCGGTGTCCTCGTCGGCGAGGGCGAGCGCGACGGCCGCGCAGTCCTCGACGTCGACCACGCCCCACTGCTCGCGCAACCGGTTGCGGTACTCCCGTCCGTATCCGGTCGAGCCGCCGTAGTTGACCTCGGCGACCCCGATGCCGCGCGAGGTGAAGTAGGCGATCGAGAGGTCGAGCACGAGGGGTGCGTGGCCGGTCGGTCCGCCGTGCGCCCAGACGACGTACGGCGGCAGCTCGTCGCCGGGCGCCCGGTACCCGGGGTGGTGCGGCGGGTAGACGTGGGCGTGGATGTCCCGGCCGTCCGGCCCGGTGAAGACGCGGATCTGGGGCTCGGGGTAGTGCACGGGGTCGACCGGGTCGTCGTGCTCGGCGCCGATCACCCGGGCCCGGCCGATGGGGGCGCCCCCGCGCGAGGTTGTTCGAGCGTGGGGGAGGGTGTCCAGCTCCACGACCTCGTAGGCGGTGCGCGGGCTGGCGCCCACGGCGACGATCCGCTCGCCGTGCACCGCGAGGGTGGGCGCGAACTCGGTCCAGGGACCGGCCGCGTCGACGAGTTCACCGGTCTCCGGGTCCAGGATGCCGAGCGCGGTCGATCCGGTGCCGTGCACCACGGCGATCAGACCGTTGTCCAGCGGGGCGAACCAGCGATGCCCGAGCTTCCACAGGGCGCCGCCGAACTCCTCCTCGCGCGGGCAGAGCTGCTCGCCGTCACGGTAGAGGTTCCACCAGCCGGTGCGGTCGCTCGCGTACAGGAGGCGGCCGTCGGGCGCCCAGTCGGCCTGGGCGATGGACTCCTCGGGGCCGCCGGCCACCGTGCGGGGCTCCCGGAGCGTGCCGCCCAGGACCTCTGCGACGACCAGTTCCGTGCCGTCCCAGGGCATCCGCGGATGGTCCCAGGCGAGCCAGGCCGCGCGTGAGCCGTCGGACGAGATACGGGGGCCGGTGACGAACCGGTGGCGGTCGTCGGTGAGTTCGCGCACCGCGTCCCGGTCCTGCACGGCCGAGCCGTCCAGCGGCACGGCGGCCAGGACCCGGCGGACGTCGGTGGGACCGTCCCCGGTGAACTCCTCCAGGACGCACCACACTTCACCGAGTTCGGATCTCAACTGCGGCTCCGCCCAGCGCAGTCCGCCACCCACGGGCGAGACCGGCGTGAGGGGGCGCGGCTCACCGCCGGGCTCGTACCGGTACAGCCGCTGGTCGGCGAAGTGCACGAACACGACGAGCGGTTCGCCGGCCACCACCGCGCCGGCCCAGGGGTGGCCGCCGTACTCGATGACCCGGCTGCGCACGTTCCACGGCGCGGGCAGCACCGACTCCTCGGTCCCGTCGGCGTGTCTGCGCACCAGGGTGCGGCGGCCGCCCTCGGTGGGCCGGGGTTCGGTCCACCACACCTCGTCCCCGACGAAGCCCAGCCATTCGGGGCGCCCGTCGTGCGCGGCGGCGAGCGCCGCGTCGATGGGTGAGGGCCAGGAACCGTATGCCGACGTCTGCACGTTCTCCCCCACTTGTTCAGGCCGTTCGCAGGAAGCGGTCGAGTACCCGTACGCCGAAGTGCAGTGCCTCGACGGGGACACGCTCGTCGACCCCGTGGAACAGGGCCTGGTAGTCGAAGCCCTCCGGGAGCTTCAGGGGCGTGAACCCGTACCCGGTGATGCCCAGGCGGGAGAACTGCTTGGCGTCCGTTCCGCCGGACATGCAGTACGGCACCACGTGTCCCTCGGGCGCGAACTCCTCCACCGCGGCACGCATGCCGGCGTACGTCGGCGAGTCGACCGGGGCCTGGAGGGCGACCTCGCGATGGCTGAACTCCCAGTCCACGTCGGGCCCCGTGAGCAGGTCGAGGGTCGCGCGGAACTCGTCCTCGCCGCCGGCCAGACAGCGGCCGTCGACGTAGGCCACGGCCTCCCCCGGGATCACGTTGAGCTTGTAACCGGCTTCCAGCATGGTCGGGTTGGCGCTGTTGCGGACGGTCGCCTCGACCAGCTGGGCGGCGGGGCCCAGCTTCTCCAGCAGCCGGTCCACGTCACTCAGGTCGGTCTCGATGCCGTAGAGCGCGGCGAGTTCCGTAAGGGCCGCGCGGACGGTCGGGGTGAGCCGCAGCGGCCACTCGTGCTCGCCGATACGGGTCACGGCGGCGGCGAGCCGGGTGACCGCGTTCTCCTTGTTGACCTTGGAGCCGTGCCCGGCCCGGCCGCGCGCGGTGAGCTTGAGCCAGCCCGTGCCGCGTTCCCCCGCCGCGATCGGGTAGATCTGCCGCCCGGC from Streptomyces sp. CC0208 carries:
- a CDS encoding SDR family oxidoreductase codes for the protein MKQGKVVVVTGASGGVGRATARAFAERGARVALLARGREGLAAAADEVRQAGGEALVVSVDMADPKAVDDAAQQVVDAYGHIDVWVNNAFTGVFAPFTEITPDEFRRVTEVTYLGYVFGTRAALHHMLPRDRGTIVQVGSALAYRGIPLQSAYCGAKHAIQGFNESLRCELLHSGTGVRTTMVQMPGLNTPQFDWVLNRMPGKARPVAPVYQPEVAARAVVHAASHARRREYWVGGSTVATLLANAVVPGVLDRYLARTNFEAQQEEGEHGGPGNLWAPVDGPHGHDFGAHGRFDEEAVSKSPQDWFSRNRARMGVGLVAAAAGALGVAVTSGLRRRG
- a CDS encoding phage holin family protein — encoded protein: MERLDHLEHLDRHLVDELAQVARETVRDELREQTRKQRRTAMLYAASGAVALYAGAALALAVGLALALGLPDWAAALITAAILGALAYALRGAARPSASRPTAGRETEAAAVPDRPAGAAAPVAAPPSGLGTPYPPMPSVAPETPGTPEPGAAPRQDDIDPEQPHHRA
- a CDS encoding VOC family protein; amino-acid sequence: MDILGTTLRVCVDDLEAAVVFYERLAGATALRFERGGVQVAAVGCFLLMSGPEAELEVLRKVAATIAVKDVDEAHQLLTELGARVVAGPVPTPVGRNLIAMHPDGVVYEYVDRNVT
- a CDS encoding DUF5107 domain-containing protein codes for the protein MVIVTTIRRDVLTLPAAPLGPDNPLPPLRLLHEVHRIDVRERDDLPRDMARQAGYGQLGSLLPVRVRDGYGRERAPREFEAIVIENDRLRATVLPGLGGRVASLLHKATGRELLYRNPVFQPANFALNGAWFSGGIEWNIGATGHTTLSCAPLHAARVPAPDGGEMLRLWEWERLRDLPFQVDLWLPDGSDFLYVGVRVRNPHERPVPAYWWSNIAVPEGRRVLAPAEEAWQFGHEHHLRRVPVPPDPLDSPYAADYFYDLPDARRRWIAALDPDGHGLAQTSTDLLRGRKLFVWGTGGGGRRWQEWLTEPGTGGYCEIQAGLARTQLEHVRLDAESEMAWLEAYGPLSAPPVPAEAEARLAAVLPRAAVDAAYAAWRPYADTEPGETLAVGSGWGALEVLRAGWKLPGTPFDESTLGQAQAPWLELLRTGSFPEPRRVRPPGDTLGAPHWRYMLETAPATPLTEYHLGVAQWHAGDRAQAVRSWERGLELAPSRWPLLRCLAVADQETGNRERAADRYADAFDDLCHERRDDGETWTAATAALGRETLEALLAARRTSEARSVWERLYPAIRARGRFRLIEAGLLLAEGRPDAARAVFEEGFEVADLREGAEAIGDLWSRISSPDEPLPAHYDFRMRPPT
- a CDS encoding arginase family protein; the protein is MRNIVVLDAPSNLGLRPPAPGTVPGCYKLAGALREQRIVQRLHALEGGVVVPPRYDRGDWQEGDGVFNAAAIASYTVRLADRIERHVRAGDFPVVLGGDCSIQLGASLALRRIGRYGLAAVDASPDFRHPGNSDRIGAAGGEEVALGTGRGQEDLTDLEGLKPYLRDEDVRFFGIRDAFEEDRAELAGLKIPVVTVGDLREWGADALARATAQAFEIPEIDGFWVHLDADCLDPSVMPAVDSPDPDGLQPAELVALLRPLLVSPACVGLNVTIYDPDLDPEGTAGALLTDVVVDAFAQS
- a CDS encoding DUF6204 family protein; amino-acid sequence: MSEQHTYRVIVRGTWEGLTDEARARLLAEAADHGMASMRFCEEGSLSYEPAPLKHFSMRYMVVSDAADGEEMAGAIAEDRAQTALRELGYGFGDLKSTVTDLDTMKINRKPASRR
- a CDS encoding GNAT family protein, with amino-acid sequence MPHTASRYLAEGPRVGIRHFTYEDGAEFTARARESKELHQPWLFPPDSESAYLAYAGRLIEDRTKVGFLVCEKDGERGDGVIAGFININNIVQGGFQCGALGYGVFAHAAGRGLMREGLNLMVGHAFGPMRLHRLEINAQPGNTASLALARSCGFRLEGFSPKMLYIDGEWRDHERWAITAEMRASG
- a CDS encoding LD-carboxypeptidase, with the translated sequence MKELVRPSRLAPGARVAVVAPSGPVVEERLQAGLDLLRGWDLDPVVAPHVLDTHGELGYLAGADADRAADLQQAWCDPSVDAVLCARGGYGAQRIVDLLDWEAMRAAGPKVFVGFSDVTTLHQAFATRAGLVTLYGPAAAGVDFVKNTVAQEHLRATLFAPETVRVLTSRGTPLAPGRARGLTLGGCLSLLVSDLGTRHARPGARGGLLLIEDVGEQAYRVDRLLTQLLRTGWLDGVQGIALGSWAGCGPYGTLRAVLADRLGGLGVPVVEEFGFGHCEGALTMPFGVTAELDAEAGTLTLDEPALR
- a CDS encoding prolyl oligopeptidase family serine peptidase, with the translated sequence MQTSAYGSWPSPIDAALAAAHDGRPEWLGFVGDEVWWTEPRPTEGGRRTLVRRHADGTEESVLPAPWNVRSRVIEYGGHPWAGAVVAGEPLVVFVHFADQRLYRYEPGGEPRPLTPVSPVGGGLRWAEPQLRSELGEVWCVLEEFTGDGPTDVRRVLAAVPLDGSAVQDRDAVRELTDDRHRFVTGPRISSDGSRAAWLAWDHPRMPWDGTELVVAEVLGGTLREPRTVAGGPEESIAQADWAPDGRLLYASDRTGWWNLYRDGEQLCPREEEFGGALWKLGHRWFAPLDNGLIAVVHGTGSTALGILDPETGELVDAAGPWTEFAPTLAVHGERIVAVGASPRTAYEVVELDTLPHARTTSRGGAPIGRARVIGAEHDDPVDPVHYPEPQIRVFTGPDGRDIHAHVYPPHHPGYRAPGDELPPYVVWAHGGPTGHAPLVLDLSIAYFTSRGIGVAEVNYGGSTGYGREYRNRLREQWGVVDVEDCAAVALALADEDTADRDRLAVRGGSAGGWTAAASLTTTDVYACGTIVYPILDLAGWGTGETHDFESQYLESLVGPLAEVPGRYTERSPVEHADRVTAPFLLLQGLDDVICPPAQCERFLARIAGRQVPHAYLAFEGEGHGFRRADTMIRALEAELSLYAQVFGLNPPGVPTLELTR
- a CDS encoding M20/M25/M40 family metallo-hydrolase, with translation MADQQALDEVVRFTSDLIRIDTTNRGGGDCRERPAAEYAAEQLAGAGLEPLMLERTKGRTNVVARIEGSDPSADALLVHGHLDVVPAEAADWSVHPFSGEVRDGVVWGRGAVDMKNMDAMILSVVRGWARQGVRPRRDLVIAFTADEEASAEDGSGFLADEHPELFEGCTEGISESGAFTFHDGAGRQIYPIAAGERGTGWLKLTARGRAGHGSKVNKENAVTRLAAAVTRIGEHEWPLRLTPTVRAALTELAALYGIETDLSDVDRLLEKLGPAAQLVEATVRNSANPTMLEAGYKLNVIPGEAVAYVDGRCLAGGEDEFRATLDLLTGPDVDWEFSHREVALQAPVDSPTYAGMRAAVEEFAPEGHVVPYCMSGGTDAKQFSRLGITGYGFTPLKLPEGFDYQALFHGVDERVPVEALHFGVRVLDRFLRTA